In Lewinellaceae bacterium, the genomic stretch GCATGTTCGGGACCATGGACATCAACCATGCCCTCCTTTCTGCCTTTAAACTCAATGACAAGGTCAACTTCAATGAAAAAGAAGTAACGAATCTGGGCCATGGCGCAGGGATAAGCATTGTCTTCGATTACGGTAAAGTAGAACTCGAAACCGGTGTTCAGTATAACAACATTCAGAATGACCCGAATACACAGGTTAAAGTGGGAACACCGACCATCGGCATTGAAGACTTTGACTATTACCTGATTGATTGGGATGTCATCAAACTGCCACTCAATGTAAACTACAAGCTTAAAGATGAAGGCCGGTTTCAGTACTATGCCAGTTTTGGAGTAGACCTGAATATCGTAGCAAACGCCACCTACTATTATTCGGCGCCTCCCATCACCGCTTTTCGGGTGCCTGATCCGAATGATGCCGCCGGACGTAATTCCCGCAATACCATCAACCGGGACATCCAGCAAATGCAGACCAGCCTGCTGGATAAACAGAAAAAGGATGCCTACTTTAATATCCACGTTGGCGCCGGTATGGAATACCTGCTCACAGATCGTCATCGGCTCTTCGTTGAGACAGCCTTCCAGCAGCCGATGCTGACTCCTTCCGTTATCAATGAAAAAGACCGCTTTAAGACAATCTCCTCGAAACTCGGAGCGAGGATGGATTTTTGAAAAACTCCCAATAACCCCGTGGCTTCAGCCCGGGGACTAGCATGGGGGTAAAAGGTAAAAAAGGTATCAGAAGTATCAGAGGCAAAACTCCCAATAACCCTGAGGCTTCAGCCTGGGGACTAGCATGGAGCATAGGGCACGGAGCATGGGGGTAAAAGGTAGGGTCGCATCCAAAGGCATAACACCCTATAACCCCGTGGCTTTAGCCCGGGGACTGGCATGGGGGTCTTCTCCATAACCCCACGTCAGTAACCCGGGGAAACAAAAAAGGCGGAATGTAAACATCCCGCCTTTCAAGGTTGATTATTCAACCGATTATTTTTTCAAGCCGGGTTGCCGGTCCAGAAACTCGTTGTAGAGTTGGATGTGACGGCTGTCGATCGGTACTTCCCATCCCTGAATAAAGACCTTTTCGATGTTGGTTTTAGTCTCGAATGGATCGCCATCGGTGACGATCAGATCGGCACGCTTGCCTTTTTCGATGGAACCGAGCTGGTCGGCGACACCGAAGATCTCAGCAGGATAGATAGTTACTGCTTTGAGTGCCTCCTCTTTACCCAGGCCATAGGCGGCGGCAAAGCCGGCATGGTATGGCAGGTTTCGCACATTCTCAGTCTGCATGGTGCGGATGGCGATTTTGACGCCAGCAGCCTTCAGCTTGCCCGGGTTGGCATAAGGCGCATCGTAGCGGTCGGATTGACGGGTAGGCAAGTCGATGACAGGCCCTACCAGTACCGGAACCCCGGCAGCGGCAATGCTGTCTGCTACCCTCCAGCCTTCCGATACACCACCCAGGATGGCTTTGACCTTTTTCTGCTTGATCCAGCGCAGAGCTGAAAGGATATCTTTGTCCTTGTTCACCTCGATCAGTACCGGAGCATCACCGTTCACGACCGGCATGAGTGCTTCCATGGCGGGATTGTAATCGGTCTTCCTCGGCTGGCCGCTCTTTTTAGCGGCAGCATCAAGCATGGCGAATTCTTTTGCCTGGTCCCAGTATCCATTCAGATCTTTCAGGGCCTTTTCTTCAGCCTTTTTCAGCTCTTCCGGGCTGCGACGGTCAAATCGGCCAAAACCTCCGGAGGAAGGCCAGTTCAGTACAACCACTTTAAAACCGGCATACATCTGGTCCGGGGTATATCCGTTGAGATCGATCAGTGCCGCTGTGCCGGGGAATCGCCCGCCCGAGGGCATGGTCAGCACCGTGGTTACTCCGTTGACCCGGGTGACAGGAATTGCCGCTGAGTTCGGGTTGACAGCCGTCAAGGCCTGCATTTCTGGGATCAGATCACCGATTTCATTGTAGTCCTCGGTGAGCGATACAGAACTAACTTCGG encodes the following:
- a CDS encoding amidohydrolase family protein, with the protein product MKLKNSISIGLLLAACLLQGTVQAQLMSKAVKGTFALTHATIHTITKGDIQDGTVIIQDGKIQAVGTGIATPAGAQVIDCTGKQIYPGMIDAGTHLGLSEVSSVSLTEDYNEIGDLIPEMQALTAVNPNSAAIPVTRVNGVTTVLTMPSGGRFPGTAALIDLNGYTPDQMYAGFKVVVLNWPSSGGFGRFDRRSPEELKKAEEKALKDLNGYWDQAKEFAMLDAAAKKSGQPRKTDYNPAMEALMPVVNGDAPVLIEVNKDKDILSALRWIKQKKVKAILGGVSEGWRVADSIAAAGVPVLVGPVIDLPTRQSDRYDAPYANPGKLKAAGVKIAIRTMQTENVRNLPYHAGFAAAYGLGKEEALKAVTIYPAEIFGVADQLGSIEKGKRADLIVTDGDPFETKTNIEKVFIQGWEVPIDSRHIQLYNEFLDRQPGLKK